The following coding sequences lie in one Pseudarthrobacter phenanthrenivorans Sphe3 genomic window:
- a CDS encoding capsular polysaccharide export protein, LipB/KpsS family — MAGRSQPSMARLLFVAVGESEVPAFESIAEHLGAEGSETRLVTWLPRLAAPRTESLERMLPSLPPPRTDAAEVFAGCGISDPSMAADYDRDWHFATVGQKTKHVRNVYSALADVYDEFKPDLVVSSVGGETTRVVSDVIARARGVQTAYFNAVPIPGRFTLLRSMDAPFVPYEGSNTSYRPLRRASNEPRQISGVNGQSPQASSPLEGIERLWAQTVGREKSYPVSWIPRKTAAVVKQAALSRWKTKSGEYKAEHVKVLYPLHDERDFQVAVRERHAIPQANLLAYVSSSLPPGFHLYVKPHPEHAAAHHTLLWRDLVNRPNITFLPPEMSAKEAIQKSDVIFTLASSLGFEAIQAGKPVVCYGRPFYGNRGLTLDVDDPRQISKAIQEAQNTKPDQQAVDELRSTMTSWSWQGRFTPLDLAPANLRELADAVKEVILQL, encoded by the coding sequence ATGGCAGGCAGATCCCAGCCGAGTATGGCGCGACTTCTTTTCGTCGCCGTCGGAGAAAGCGAGGTGCCGGCCTTTGAGAGTATCGCCGAGCACCTAGGTGCCGAAGGTTCTGAAACGCGCTTGGTGACTTGGTTACCCCGACTGGCAGCGCCCAGGACGGAGTCTCTCGAGCGGATGTTGCCTTCCTTGCCGCCGCCACGTACGGATGCGGCAGAAGTCTTTGCCGGATGCGGTATTTCGGATCCCTCGATGGCAGCTGACTACGACAGGGATTGGCACTTTGCAACTGTCGGCCAGAAGACAAAACATGTTCGCAACGTGTATTCAGCGCTGGCAGACGTTTACGACGAGTTCAAGCCGGACTTGGTAGTCTCTTCGGTCGGTGGAGAGACTACCCGTGTTGTCAGCGATGTGATCGCAAGGGCACGCGGCGTGCAAACGGCATACTTCAACGCGGTGCCTATTCCGGGCCGATTCACCCTCCTGCGTTCCATGGATGCTCCATTTGTACCCTACGAGGGTTCCAACACAAGTTACAGGCCACTGAGAAGGGCGAGCAATGAACCCCGTCAAATTTCAGGGGTAAATGGCCAGTCGCCCCAGGCTTCATCCCCTCTCGAAGGGATTGAAAGATTGTGGGCGCAGACAGTCGGGCGGGAAAAGAGTTATCCAGTTTCTTGGATCCCTCGAAAGACTGCCGCGGTAGTCAAGCAGGCCGCATTGTCGCGATGGAAGACAAAGAGCGGCGAATACAAGGCAGAGCATGTAAAGGTTCTATATCCGCTTCATGATGAGCGGGACTTTCAGGTAGCGGTCCGAGAGCGACACGCGATACCACAAGCCAACTTGCTTGCTTACGTCAGCTCGAGCCTGCCCCCAGGCTTCCACCTGTACGTGAAACCCCATCCGGAACATGCTGCTGCCCATCACACCCTTCTTTGGAGGGATTTGGTGAACCGACCAAACATCACCTTTCTGCCTCCGGAAATGTCGGCGAAAGAAGCAATACAGAAGTCAGATGTGATTTTTACCTTGGCTTCTTCATTGGGGTTTGAGGCAATTCAAGCAGGAAAGCCTGTTGTTTGCTACGGTCGGCCCTTCTACGGCAACCGCGGCCTTACGCTGGATGTGGACGATCCGCGTCAGATCTCCAAGGCTATTCAAGAAGCGCAGAATACAAAGCCCGACCAACAAGCCGTTGATGAACTGAGGTCGACTATGACGTCTTGGTCTTGGCAAGGCAGGTTTACGCCGCTTGATCTAGCCCCCGCCAATCTACGAGAGCTTGCGGATGCGGTCAAGGAAGTGATTTTACAACTGTGA
- a CDS encoding N-acetylneuraminate synthase family protein yields the protein MIKSVKIGENVIGDESPVYVIAEIGLNHNGDVDLAKQLIDVAAEAGAQAVKFQKRTPAIATPEHMKDVPRETPWGTMTYLDYRYRVEFESEEYGEIASYSKAKGLDWFASPWDEASVDFLEEMGVVTHKVASASVTDLGMLRRLRDTGKPIILSTGMSTIEQIDTAVEILGTDNLVIMHATSTYPLPAEEANLRMIETLKDRYAVPVGYSGHEPGLQISIAAVALGAQALERHITLDRAMWGSDHAASLEPKGFSALIRDTRIIEEALGDGVKRIFPGELAPLSKLRRVDG from the coding sequence ATGATCAAGTCTGTCAAAATTGGGGAAAATGTAATTGGTGACGAGTCTCCCGTATACGTGATTGCCGAAATCGGGCTCAATCACAACGGCGACGTCGATCTTGCCAAGCAGTTGATAGATGTGGCCGCCGAAGCTGGTGCACAGGCCGTCAAATTCCAGAAGCGAACGCCTGCCATCGCCACCCCTGAGCACATGAAGGACGTTCCCAGGGAAACACCGTGGGGTACCATGACTTACCTCGATTATCGCTATCGGGTTGAGTTCGAAAGTGAAGAGTACGGCGAAATTGCCTCCTACTCTAAAGCAAAGGGTTTGGACTGGTTCGCATCTCCATGGGACGAAGCCTCCGTTGATTTCCTCGAGGAAATGGGCGTCGTCACCCACAAGGTTGCTTCAGCGTCCGTTACTGACCTTGGCATGTTGCGACGGCTTCGAGACACAGGAAAGCCCATCATTCTGTCCACGGGTATGTCAACAATTGAGCAAATTGACACCGCAGTAGAAATCTTGGGTACAGACAACCTCGTCATCATGCACGCTACCTCCACCTATCCGCTTCCTGCAGAGGAGGCAAACCTTCGAATGATCGAGACACTCAAGGACCGCTACGCAGTTCCTGTCGGCTACTCAGGCCACGAGCCAGGTCTGCAAATTTCTATTGCGGCAGTTGCGCTTGGTGCGCAGGCACTCGAGCGTCACATCACACTCGATCGTGCCATGTGGGGTAGCGACCATGCTGCGTCGCTGGAGCCTAAAGGGTTCAGCGCCCTGATTCGCGATACTCGAATCATCGAAGAGGCCCTGGGTGACGGAGTAAAGCGAATCTTCCCCGGCGAACTGGCACCCCTTAGCAAACTCCGGCGAGTAGATGGGTAG
- a CDS encoding acylneuraminate cytidylyltransferase, with translation MSWLVKNSEQGELYSVRIWCLRRSVGRSFGGLVLSERVVAVIPARGGSKGVPRKNVTRVGGVPLVHRSIDAALKSDIVDAVYVTTDDAEIAATARRAGGKIIDRPADIAGDTSSSEAALLHALKVLEVAGNLPEVMVFMQATSPFIDPEDIHAAVTRVLTGQEDVVFSAVETHAFLWEDTEDGAVGVNHDHNWRPRRQERTPHFQETGAFYVLRVDGFLERKFRFFGRLGMQIAKHEAAALEIDNPDQLRIAQACAGLLDVSHEAIDVDALVMDFDGVHTDDSVSVNETGSESVRVSRSDGMGIEMLRKAGLPMLILSKEKNRVVEARAKKLQIEVRQGIENKIDTLMLWCEEKGIDIRRVAYVGNDINDASCLERVGWPITVANSHPDVEKLARFRLRAQGGRGAIREICELILASRRELK, from the coding sequence ATGTCATGGCTTGTTAAGAACAGCGAGCAGGGCGAGCTCTACTCTGTCAGAATATGGTGTCTGCGCAGGAGCGTCGGCCGGAGCTTTGGGGGATTAGTATTGTCAGAACGCGTGGTCGCCGTGATCCCGGCAAGAGGTGGATCAAAGGGAGTTCCCAGGAAGAACGTAACCCGAGTGGGCGGAGTACCACTTGTACATCGCTCTATCGACGCGGCCCTGAAGTCGGACATCGTTGATGCCGTATACGTCACAACCGACGATGCTGAAATTGCCGCGACGGCCAGGCGAGCGGGCGGAAAGATAATAGACAGACCCGCGGATATAGCGGGTGATACGTCCTCTTCAGAGGCTGCACTTTTGCACGCACTGAAAGTGCTAGAAGTAGCTGGCAATCTTCCTGAAGTCATGGTTTTTATGCAAGCTACTTCACCCTTCATCGACCCCGAAGACATCCATGCTGCTGTGACTCGTGTTTTGACTGGTCAAGAGGATGTGGTCTTTTCCGCCGTTGAAACTCACGCCTTCTTGTGGGAGGACACTGAAGACGGAGCAGTAGGCGTCAACCACGACCACAATTGGAGGCCGCGACGCCAGGAAAGAACCCCGCATTTTCAAGAGACGGGGGCATTCTACGTCCTGCGCGTTGACGGCTTCCTTGAGCGTAAATTCAGATTTTTCGGGCGTTTAGGGATGCAGATTGCCAAACACGAGGCCGCCGCTCTCGAGATCGACAATCCCGATCAGCTAAGGATTGCTCAAGCGTGCGCCGGCCTACTGGACGTTAGCCATGAAGCAATCGACGTCGACGCGCTTGTCATGGATTTTGATGGGGTCCACACTGATGACTCGGTCTCCGTCAATGAAACTGGCTCTGAATCCGTAAGGGTAAGTAGGTCTGACGGTATGGGCATAGAAATGCTGCGTAAAGCAGGTCTCCCCATGCTGATCCTGTCGAAGGAAAAAAATCGTGTGGTAGAAGCCCGCGCGAAAAAACTTCAAATCGAAGTGAGGCAGGGCATCGAAAATAAGATCGACACGCTCATGCTCTGGTGTGAAGAAAAAGGTATCGATATAAGACGAGTTGCTTACGTCGGCAACGATATAAACGATGCCTCCTGTCTTGAACGCGTCGGATGGCCTATCACTGTGGCTAATTCACACCCAGATGTAGAAAAGCTAGCGAGATTTCGGCTGCGCGCCCAGGGGGGGCGCGGTGCGATTAGGGAAATATGCGAGTTGATACTTGCCAGTCGAAGGGAACTAAAATGA
- a CDS encoding tyrosine-protein kinase domain-containing protein, giving the protein MDLSDYLRVLRRTWMLISAFFLLGILAAAGVSFIVKPTYTAETKLFVAIQGSGSVSELQQGNTFSQSRVRSYVETVSTPAVLQPAIESLGLEQTPAALKSKIKASSDLNTVIISIAAEDTSAVQAAAIAQAVGTSLVATVNELESPAQGGTSPIKLSVVTPATAPTSPSTPNTKLNLAIGAILGLAIGLVAAVLRAMLDTKVRSESDLRRSTDAPILGGIAFDNNAAKKPLLTQAQPQSPRAESFRQLRTNLQFAHVGNESRATLVTSSLPGEGKTTTATNLAIALAQSGQTVALIDADLRRPRVNEYLGLDRHAGLTTALIGAADVGDLMQPWGEDGLQVLTAGQIPPNPSELLGSEAMGQLIARLEQAFDTVIIDAPPLLPVTDAAVLAQQVGGVLLVVGSSRVRLPEVEKSLAALEMVSADLLGVVLNLVPTKGTDAYSYSYRSYESEPETSASTYIQGHKSTYPAPERRSVAASKGRRSEISN; this is encoded by the coding sequence TTGGATTTGAGCGACTACCTGCGCGTCCTGCGTCGAACTTGGATGTTGATCTCGGCGTTTTTCTTGCTCGGCATATTGGCGGCAGCCGGGGTGTCGTTCATCGTTAAACCTACATACACGGCAGAAACCAAACTCTTCGTCGCAATTCAAGGATCAGGCTCGGTTTCTGAACTCCAGCAAGGCAATACATTCAGTCAGTCCCGTGTTCGATCCTACGTCGAAACCGTCAGTACTCCTGCCGTCCTCCAGCCAGCAATAGAAAGCTTGGGCCTGGAGCAGACACCGGCCGCTCTTAAATCGAAGATCAAGGCCTCCTCTGACTTGAACACGGTGATTATATCGATTGCCGCCGAGGACACCTCCGCCGTACAGGCAGCAGCAATAGCACAAGCAGTTGGAACCAGCCTTGTCGCAACAGTGAATGAATTGGAAAGTCCGGCTCAAGGCGGAACGTCTCCTATCAAGCTGTCCGTAGTCACGCCAGCAACGGCTCCCACTTCGCCGTCCACGCCCAACACAAAGTTGAATCTCGCGATCGGCGCCATTCTTGGACTTGCCATTGGTTTGGTGGCAGCAGTTCTTCGAGCCATGCTCGACACAAAAGTTCGCAGCGAGTCAGATCTGAGACGCTCAACTGATGCACCCATTCTCGGCGGAATAGCTTTTGATAACAATGCCGCCAAGAAGCCCCTCCTCACCCAGGCGCAACCGCAAAGCCCCAGAGCGGAATCATTCCGACAGCTTCGCACCAACCTACAGTTTGCGCATGTCGGCAACGAGTCCAGGGCTACTTTGGTTACCTCCTCCCTACCGGGTGAGGGCAAGACTACAACTGCTACTAATTTGGCCATTGCTCTAGCTCAATCAGGTCAAACCGTCGCCCTTATCGACGCAGATCTGCGACGTCCGCGGGTTAACGAGTACCTAGGGCTAGACCGGCATGCGGGACTAACTACGGCTCTCATTGGCGCTGCAGACGTCGGCGATTTGATGCAACCCTGGGGTGAAGATGGATTGCAGGTGTTGACCGCAGGTCAAATTCCGCCAAATCCGAGCGAGCTTCTAGGTTCGGAGGCGATGGGTCAGCTCATCGCTCGACTGGAACAAGCCTTCGATACCGTTATAATCGACGCTCCACCGCTACTTCCCGTCACAGACGCGGCGGTCCTCGCCCAACAAGTTGGAGGGGTACTTCTAGTGGTTGGCTCTTCACGAGTTCGGCTTCCAGAGGTGGAGAAGTCTCTTGCAGCACTAGAAATGGTTTCCGCCGACTTGTTGGGCGTCGTACTGAATCTAGTGCCAACAAAAGGGACCGATGCATATTCCTACTCTTACCGCAGTTACGAGTCGGAGCCCGAAACCTCGGCTTCTACGTATATTCAGGGCCACAAGTCAACTTATCCTGCACCCGAACGACGCTCAGTTGCGGCGTCTAAAGGACGCCGATCCGAGATCAGCAATTAG
- a CDS encoding sugar transferase, with amino-acid sequence MGDKGGWRVRTARLLSVVDAFVVVWAVTGAYIVRFGLEPNFETLGSDAAYGLFSLGLIIAWWFMLGAWNSRQSRILGSGPEEYKRVAAASLWLFGLVAIFSYVLRIDTARGYVGFALPVGLTGLLLARWLLRQHLNVDRLRGDRVSRLLLLGGPSAVAHLAKTLVEAPHAGYLPIAAYTPGVSEGSAQREISGLPVLGLRGEISSILEAIDKSQADAVAVSAGVQLHPQTLRHLGWELAAKNVGLIMAPALTDIAGPRIHTQQVAGLPLIHVTTPTLEGGQRVVKRLFDVIVSAALIIFALPLMTLLALLVKIDSPGPVLFRQDRVGIEGARFKMLKFRTMVVDAERLLPGLMDKSEGNGVLFKLKDDPRVTRVGRFLRKFSLDELPQLFNIFLGAMSLVGPRPPLPSEVEAYESDVRRRLLVKPGLTGLWQVSGRSNLSWQDSVRLDLYYVENWSLAADLVILLRTVRAVFHGTGAY; translated from the coding sequence ATGGGGGATAAAGGCGGTTGGCGTGTGCGCACTGCCCGCCTACTAAGTGTAGTCGACGCCTTCGTCGTGGTGTGGGCGGTGACAGGTGCTTACATCGTACGGTTCGGCCTGGAACCTAATTTCGAAACTCTGGGAAGTGACGCAGCCTATGGACTGTTTTCTCTAGGACTCATAATCGCTTGGTGGTTCATGCTAGGGGCCTGGAACAGCCGACAAAGTAGAATTTTGGGATCGGGTCCGGAGGAATACAAACGGGTCGCCGCCGCCTCACTTTGGCTCTTTGGTCTCGTAGCAATTTTTTCGTACGTCCTGAGAATTGACACTGCTCGTGGATATGTAGGATTCGCACTTCCCGTAGGCCTAACGGGGCTGTTACTAGCGCGGTGGCTGCTACGTCAGCACCTTAATGTCGATCGTCTCCGCGGTGACCGCGTTTCCCGCTTACTGCTTCTAGGGGGCCCGAGCGCGGTGGCACATCTGGCAAAGACACTGGTTGAAGCGCCCCATGCAGGTTATCTCCCCATCGCCGCGTATACCCCAGGCGTTTCCGAAGGGTCAGCACAACGGGAAATCTCCGGACTGCCGGTTCTGGGGCTACGAGGCGAGATATCGTCCATCCTCGAAGCGATTGATAAATCTCAAGCGGACGCTGTCGCGGTATCAGCGGGGGTGCAGCTGCATCCCCAAACACTCCGGCACCTAGGGTGGGAGTTAGCTGCCAAAAATGTTGGTCTCATAATGGCGCCAGCGCTCACGGACATAGCTGGTCCCCGAATACACACACAACAGGTGGCGGGACTCCCACTTATACACGTAACCACTCCGACCCTAGAGGGCGGCCAGCGGGTGGTAAAAAGGTTGTTCGACGTAATTGTTTCAGCTGCTTTGATTATATTCGCTCTTCCGCTGATGACCCTTTTGGCGCTACTGGTGAAGATTGACAGTCCCGGTCCCGTCCTATTTCGGCAAGATCGTGTGGGAATTGAAGGTGCACGCTTCAAGATGCTGAAATTTCGAACAATGGTTGTGGACGCGGAACGGCTGCTCCCCGGCCTAATGGACAAGAGCGAGGGCAACGGCGTCCTGTTCAAGTTGAAGGACGATCCTCGCGTCACTCGGGTAGGAAGGTTCTTGCGAAAATTCAGCTTGGACGAACTGCCCCAACTTTTCAATATTTTTCTCGGCGCCATGAGTCTCGTGGGACCCCGCCCACCACTTCCAAGTGAAGTGGAGGCGTACGAAAGCGACGTGCGCCGCCGGCTCTTGGTGAAGCCGGGACTAACTGGGCTCTGGCAGGTGAGCGGCCGCTCCAATCTGTCCTGGCAGGACTCGGTAAGACTAGATCTGTATTACGTAGAGAACTGGTCGCTGGCAGCCGATTTGGTGATTCTTTTACGGACAGTTCGTGCTGTATTTCATGGCACCGGGGCCTATTAG
- a CDS encoding DUF4012 domain-containing protein, whose protein sequence is MVLISPEPSNNYSSQAQAPRRVFKMRRAHRKRLLIILVWTAPILAVFIGATSWLAAKASTISSSLRASSQVVAELKDEVVANDKQKAIASAKELRRHTEAAREASEDPLWRFAANIPGLGANFAALTEVARSADDISVLGVTPLVNIFDSLNWDLLLPQADGSDFGPLVGAAPVVSNAADAVKMSAERLESIDEDTLLSQVAEPLVAAREQLRSVSGTISSAADAAHVLPAMLGAHGERDYLLMIQNNAESRASGGIPGALAILSINDGKLALGTQSSAGEIGVMEPALPVEREQQQIYSSRLGRFMQDINLTPDFPTGAEYAQAMWERKMGQRVDGVLSIDPVALSYILQSTGPVELSSEFDSYKKLGLPSELNGQNVVRTLLSDVYEKIDQPELQDVYFAAVAQQIFTAISEGGADAKSLIAAVSRGAEEGRVLVWSSVSDEQSVLTNYKVSGSIAGSSISPAEFGVYFNDGTGAKMDYYVKRTVQLIKECPKDGYEQTTVRVISTNDAPADAATSLPAYVTGDGIFGVPPGSVQTNIVAYGPVQAHVESAKLDGQKTGFAPHIHGNRPVGILAVRLAPGESRTVEFTFGKIVQHTEPNVVVTPTVQDVKDVTLPTEMKTCG, encoded by the coding sequence ATGGTGCTTATCAGCCCAGAACCAAGCAACAACTACTCAAGTCAGGCCCAGGCTCCTAGACGAGTATTCAAAATGCGTCGTGCACACAGGAAACGCTTATTGATAATACTGGTCTGGACCGCCCCAATCCTTGCCGTTTTTATTGGGGCCACAAGTTGGCTGGCCGCCAAGGCCTCGACCATCAGCAGCTCATTGCGCGCGTCCTCCCAGGTGGTCGCAGAGCTAAAGGATGAGGTCGTCGCTAACGACAAGCAGAAGGCGATAGCGTCCGCCAAGGAGCTCCGGCGTCATACAGAAGCTGCCCGCGAAGCGTCAGAGGACCCGCTATGGCGATTTGCCGCCAACATCCCTGGTTTGGGCGCCAACTTCGCTGCACTGACCGAAGTAGCGCGGTCAGCTGATGATATCTCTGTCCTGGGCGTCACTCCCTTGGTGAACATATTCGATTCCTTGAACTGGGACTTGTTACTGCCCCAAGCTGATGGATCAGATTTTGGCCCCCTTGTAGGTGCAGCTCCCGTCGTCTCGAACGCCGCAGATGCCGTAAAAATGTCGGCAGAACGACTCGAATCGATAGATGAGGACACTCTCCTGTCGCAGGTTGCAGAACCATTGGTAGCCGCGCGTGAACAGCTGCGTTCTGTCTCCGGCACTATCAGTTCGGCCGCCGATGCTGCTCATGTACTTCCTGCGATGCTCGGCGCACACGGCGAGCGAGACTATCTCCTCATGATCCAGAACAATGCAGAATCACGCGCTTCTGGTGGAATACCTGGGGCGTTGGCGATTCTGTCCATAAACGATGGAAAGCTAGCTCTCGGTACCCAGAGCAGTGCTGGGGAGATCGGCGTGATGGAGCCAGCGCTGCCAGTGGAGCGAGAACAGCAGCAAATTTATTCGTCGCGGCTGGGTCGATTCATGCAGGACATCAACCTCACTCCTGATTTTCCAACGGGTGCGGAATACGCTCAAGCCATGTGGGAACGGAAAATGGGGCAACGGGTTGACGGTGTCTTGTCAATCGATCCCGTGGCCTTGAGTTACATTCTGCAGTCGACAGGACCAGTGGAGCTTAGTAGTGAATTCGACTCTTATAAGAAACTTGGTCTCCCCAGTGAGTTGAATGGGCAAAATGTCGTTCGAACCCTGCTGTCAGATGTGTACGAAAAAATCGATCAACCGGAGCTGCAAGACGTGTACTTTGCCGCTGTGGCCCAACAGATCTTCACGGCAATCTCCGAGGGCGGGGCGGACGCGAAGAGCCTCATCGCAGCAGTATCACGTGGAGCAGAGGAAGGTCGCGTTCTTGTTTGGTCTAGCGTCTCGGACGAGCAATCAGTTCTTACAAACTACAAAGTCAGCGGGTCGATAGCTGGCTCGAGCATTTCCCCAGCAGAATTCGGCGTGTACTTCAATGACGGGACAGGAGCCAAGATGGACTACTACGTCAAGCGCACGGTCCAGCTGATAAAGGAATGCCCCAAGGACGGCTATGAGCAGACTACGGTCCGCGTTATTAGCACGAACGATGCTCCGGCTGATGCTGCAACCTCCCTGCCGGCTTATGTAACGGGAGATGGGATCTTCGGGGTTCCTCCTGGCAGCGTTCAAACCAACATCGTCGCCTACGGTCCAGTTCAGGCGCACGTGGAGTCAGCCAAACTGGATGGCCAGAAAACGGGATTCGCCCCCCACATCCACGGCAATCGGCCTGTCGGCATACTGGCTGTCCGCCTGGCTCCCGGTGAAAGCCGGACGGTCGAGTTCACCTTCGGAAAAATCGTTCAGCACACCGAACCTAACGTAGTTGTCACGCCTACCGTTCAGGACGTAAAAGACGTGACACTTCCGACGGAAATGAAAACCTGCGGCTAG
- a CDS encoding LPXTG cell wall anchor domain-containing protein, whose protein sequence is MKKAFAALALAGSIALIGSAPAMAATYPALPPQAAVSDGVVGPGEDFIFSGQGFLAGETLTITVTPGDAPASDGASIAGGTAVVGKISLYMAPSTLTTTADAQGKFSLPISISEPGTYSITATGNTSGVVVGPVSVTVMASLANTGGAPLANTGAGLANTGADSGLVLWTLVGAGALAAGATSVVVVRRRAKAEAAA, encoded by the coding sequence ATGAAGAAGGCTTTCGCTGCACTCGCACTTGCGGGCTCCATTGCACTCATTGGCTCGGCACCCGCCATGGCCGCAACCTACCCTGCTCTGCCGCCTCAGGCTGCCGTCTCCGATGGCGTCGTGGGCCCGGGTGAAGATTTCATTTTTAGCGGTCAGGGGTTTCTGGCTGGCGAAACTCTGACAATCACCGTGACTCCGGGCGACGCCCCTGCCTCTGACGGCGCAAGCATTGCAGGTGGCACTGCAGTGGTTGGGAAGATCAGCCTGTACATGGCGCCCAGCACCCTCACCACCACCGCCGATGCACAGGGCAAGTTCTCGCTGCCGATCTCCATTAGCGAACCGGGTACCTACTCCATTACGGCAACGGGTAACACTTCTGGTGTTGTCGTCGGTCCGGTCTCAGTCACCGTTATGGCTTCACTCGCTAACACCGGGGGCGCACCACTGGCCAACACCGGTGCAGGTCTCGCCAACACTGGCGCTGACTCCGGCCTGGTCCTGTGGACCCTCGTCGGCGCAGGCGCACTTGCCGCCGGCGCAACCTCCGTTGTTGTTGTCCGCCGCCGCGCCAAGGCCGAGGCTGCTGCGTAG
- a CDS encoding VanZ family protein — translation MLIPLAFIAFWPTPVDQPVQGQLADILQSLHEIGIPTWFNYRFVEASANVLLFVPLGIVSKLSFPEKQWWHIATFGLLISGCMELGQLLFLHNRSATPQDLVTNASGAVIGALLAAAALTKMEARHLPAADLQ, via the coding sequence ATGTTGATCCCGCTGGCATTCATCGCCTTTTGGCCCACCCCTGTTGATCAGCCCGTTCAAGGCCAACTGGCGGACATCTTGCAATCCCTGCACGAAATCGGAATTCCAACCTGGTTTAATTACAGATTCGTCGAAGCCTCGGCGAACGTACTGCTCTTCGTACCCCTCGGAATTGTCAGCAAGCTTTCTTTTCCTGAAAAGCAATGGTGGCACATTGCTACTTTTGGACTGCTGATCTCCGGCTGCATGGAACTGGGACAGCTCCTGTTTCTTCACAACCGCTCTGCAACCCCACAAGATCTTGTGACAAACGCGTCAGGCGCTGTGATCGGCGCCCTGCTGGCCGCTGCGGCACTTACAAAAATGGAGGCCCGCCACCTTCCGGCAGCGGACCTCCAGTAG
- the galU gene encoding UTP--glucose-1-phosphate uridylyltransferase GalU, translating into MTTGKAITKAVIPAAGLGTRFLPATKAMPKEMLPVVDRPAIQYVVEEAVKSGLTDLLMITGRNKRSLEDHFDREPGLERALELKGDKDRLESVEHASELGPIHYVRQGEAKGLGHAVLCASQHVGNEPFAVLLGDDLIDEAEDLLTTMMEVQQKTGGSVIALIEVDPSQISAYGCADITPVDGEDYVRVNSLVEKPAVGEAPSNLAVIGRYVLHPSVFGILEKTEPGRGGEIQLTDALQTLAAAEGEGSGVYGVVFKGRRFDTGDKLSYLKAVITLASERVEFGEDLKTWMKGFVN; encoded by the coding sequence ATGACTACGGGGAAAGCTATCACCAAAGCCGTCATTCCTGCTGCCGGATTGGGGACTCGCTTCCTGCCCGCCACCAAGGCAATGCCGAAGGAAATGCTGCCGGTTGTTGACCGGCCGGCCATCCAGTACGTCGTTGAGGAAGCCGTGAAGTCCGGCCTCACCGACCTGCTGATGATCACGGGGCGCAACAAGCGCTCCCTGGAGGACCACTTCGACCGTGAGCCGGGCCTGGAGCGCGCCCTGGAGCTCAAGGGCGACAAGGACAGGCTGGAGTCGGTGGAGCACGCCTCCGAGCTGGGTCCCATCCACTACGTCCGCCAGGGCGAGGCCAAGGGCCTGGGCCATGCGGTGCTGTGTGCCAGCCAGCACGTGGGCAACGAACCGTTCGCTGTGCTGCTGGGCGACGACCTCATTGACGAGGCCGAGGACCTGCTCACCACCATGATGGAGGTGCAGCAGAAGACCGGCGGTTCGGTGATCGCCCTGATCGAGGTGGACCCGTCCCAGATCAGCGCTTACGGCTGCGCGGACATCACCCCTGTGGACGGCGAGGATTACGTCCGCGTCAACAGCCTGGTGGAGAAGCCGGCCGTGGGGGAGGCCCCGTCCAACCTGGCCGTGATCGGCCGCTACGTGCTGCACCCGTCCGTGTTCGGCATCCTGGAGAAAACGGAGCCGGGCCGTGGCGGGGAGATCCAGCTGACCGACGCGCTGCAGACCCTGGCCGCAGCCGAGGGCGAAGGCTCGGGCGTGTACGGCGTGGTCTTCAAAGGCCGCCGCTTCGACACCGGAGACAAGCTGAGCTACCTCAAGGCCGTCATCACGCTGGCTTCCGAGCGCGTTGAGTTCGGCGAGGACCTGAAGACCTGGATGAAGGGCTTCGTTAACTAG